CGGGTCCCCCGGCGATTCGGTTTGTTGAACTAAGTGCAAGTTCAATCTAGGACCCACTTGAACTAAGTGCAAGAGACTGCTTGAACTTTGTGCAGGAGCCTTGGTGCAGGAGCGCCGTCGCCACCCGGCGCGGGCCCTAGGGTGGGCCCATGCCGCGCGAGACCCTCACCAAGGACCAGATCGTCACCACCGCCGTCGAGCTCCTCGACGACGAGGGCCTGGAAGGCCTGAACATGCGCAGCCTGGGCAAGCGCCTGGGAGCCGCGGCCACCGCGGTCTACTGGCACGTCAAGAACAAGGACGACCTCGTGGTGCTGGCCGGCGACCGGGTCTGGGACGAGATCGCGCTGCCCGACCTCGACGCGGTGGACTGGCGGACCGCCGCCGCCGCGATGGCCGGCGGGCTGCACGCCATGTTCGCCCGGCACCCCTGGCTGGTGCAGGCCCTCGGCTCCCACCTCTTCTACGGCCCCGGCAAGGCCCGCCACGACGACCACAGCCTCGCGGTCTACGAGCGGGCCGGCTTCACCGGCCCCGACGCGGACCGCGCCGCCGCCACGGTCTTCACCTTCGTGCTCGGCAACGCGCTCGCCGGGGCGGCCACCGCCTCCCTGGTCCGCCGCCTCGGCCGGGACGGCGCCGACCCCGGGGAGCGGATGGCGGCCACCCTCAGGAGCGCCGCCGAGGTCGCCGCCGGCTTCCCCCGGCTCCGCGCCCGGCTGGACAGCCCGGCCGCCGCCGACTACAACGCCACCCCGGAGCGGACCTTCGAGCGCGGCCTGGACACCCTGCTGGACGGCCTCCAGGCGGAGCTGGCCCGGCGCTGAGCCCGCCACCGAGCCCGGCGCTGAGCCCGCCACCGGGCCTGCCGGTGAGGCCCCGCCGGCCCCGCCGGTGCGGGCGGGCGGGGGGGTGAGGTTTCCGTACAGCATGGGTGCAGACGTCCATGCGGCGGTTGGTTGAACGTTTCTTCATTCACCCGTACGTGGGACCGTTGTCGTACCGGTGGCGCGCGTGGCGTAGCCGGTGGCCGGATTCTGCGACCATCTGTGAGCGCCTGGTGACCGACAGCTGACAGGCGGCCCCGTCACATCCCTCCGTCAAGGAGTGCACCCCCATGGGCCCTCACCCCGCCGTCGCGGCGATACGTCTCGCCGTCCGCCGTACCCTCGCCGAACTCGCCGCCGAGGCCGGCGTCGTGACCGGAGCGCCCGTCCGCGCCCGGCACGTCCCGCCGCCGCAGGCGCCGGTGCTGGCCGCCGCCGGCACCACCCTGATCGGCAACGCCCACCGGCACCCCTCCGGCCTGCCGCGCACCCCCGCGGCGCCGGGCTCCCCGCTCGTCCTGGTCGCGGTCAGCGGCGGCGCCGACTCGATGGCGCTGGCCACCGCGACCGCCTTCGAGGCGCCCAAGCTGGGCCTGCGGGTCGGTGCGGTGACGGTGGACCACGGGCTGCAGCCCGGTTCCGCCGAGCGCGCCGAAGCGGTGGTCGGCCGGCTGCGCGAGCTCGGGCTGGACCCGGTCGAGGCGATCGGCGTGCGGGTCGGCCGGGAGGGCGGGCCGGAGAACGCGGCCCGGGACGCCCGGTACGCCGCCCTGGACGAGGCGGCCGAGCGCCACGGCGCGCTGGCCGTGCTGCTCGGCCACACCCGCGACGACCAGGCCGAGACCGTGCTGCTCGGCCTCGCCCGCGGCTCCGGCGCCCGGTCGCTGGCCGGCATGCCCGCCCAGAAGGGCCGCTACCGCCGTCCGCTGCTGGAACTCGACCGCGCCGCCACCCGCCAGGCCTGCTCGGCCCAGTCCATCCCGATCTGGGACGACCCGCACAACTCCGACCCCGCCTACACCCGCTCCCGGGTCCGCCACGAGGTGCTGCCGGTACTGGAGAAGCACCTCGGCGGCGGCGTGGTCGAGGCCCTGGCCCGGACCGCCCGGCTCTTCCGCGACGACGCCGACGCGCTCGACCAGTGGGCCGCCCTCGCCGAGCGCGACCTGCGGACCGGCGAGGGCTCCCTGGACGTCGCCAAGCTCGCCGAACTGCCCCCCGCCGTCCGCCGCCGGGTGCTCCGCCGGGCCGCGCTGCGCGCGGGCTCCCCGGGCGGCGACCTCTTCGCCCGGCACCTGGAGGCGATCGACCTCCTGGTCACCGGCTGGCGCGGCCAGGGCCCGCTGCACCTACCCGGGGGGGTCGAAGCCGTCCGAAGGTGTGGCACGCTGGTCTTTCGGCGCCAGGGCGACCACCGGGCTTAGAGCCGCGAGGTCGGCCGGCCGCCGCCGACACAGGACCCCGAACGTTTGAGGACGTATCCCCGGTGGATCAGAACGACATGGGCGCTGACCTCGCGAAGGTGCTCATCAGCAAGGACGAGATCGACGCCAAGCTGCTGGAGCTGGCCGAGCGGATCGACCAGGACTACGCCGGGCGGGATCTGCTGATCGTCGGCGTGCTCAAGGGCGCCGTCATGGTCATGGCCGACCTCGCCCGTGCGCTGCACTCGCAGGTCACCATGGACTGGATGGCCGTCTCCTCGTACGGCATGGGCACCAAGTCCTCCGGTGTGGTGCGGATCCTCAAGGACCTCGACACCGACATCGCCGGCCGGGACGTCCTGATCGTCGAGGACATCATCGACTCCGGCCTGACCCTGTCCTGGCTGCTGGGCAACCTCGGCTCCCGCGGCCCGGCCTCGCTGGAGGTCTGCACCCTGCTGCGCAAGCCGGACGCCGCCAAGGTCGAGATCGACGTCAAGTACGTCGGATTCGACATTCCCAACGAGTTCGTGGTCGGCTACGGCCTCGACTACGCCGAGAAGCTGCGCAACCTGCCGTTCATCGGTACCCTCGCGCCGCACGTCTACGGCGGCTGAAGCCGTCCGGGCGGCGGGTGGGAACAGCACGCTGTTCCCACCCGTTGTGCCGAGGTAGGAAAATACGCCGTGCCGTCGCGCTCCCGCCATCACCGGGGCGCGCTGCGGTACGGTCCAATTAACCGCTCTTCTCATGAGCAACATCCGGATGCGCCGAGGCCCAGGGCCGTACAGCGCCGTTGAGTGGCAGGAGGGACGGGGCGGCAACGCCCCGCATGGATGGACGTCAAGCGATACTTCCGTGCGCCGATCATGTGGATCGTGCTGGCCGTCCTCGCCGTCATCGTGTTGATGCAGGTGGTCTCGGACTCGAGCGGCTACAAGACGGCGGACACCGGTCAGGTGATCGCGGCGATCAACGCGAACCAGGTCAAGGCCGCGAAGCTCACCACCGGTGACTCGAACCTCATCAAGATCGAGCTGAAGGACGGCCAGACGCTGCCGACCAACGGCTCCGAGAAGGCGCCCAAGGGCACCAAGTTCCAAGCCTCCTACGTCTCCGACTCGCAGGCCGCCAGCATTTCCAGCACCCTGCAGGACGAGTTCAAGAACGGCCAGCTGCCGAACGGCTACACCGTGAGCCCCGAGCGGCAGTCCACCTTCGTCAGCCTGCTGCTGTCGATGCTGCCGATCGTCATCATCGTCCTGGTCTTCCTCTTCCTGATGAACCAGATGCAGGGCGGCGGCTCCCGGGTCATGCAGTTCGGCAAGTCCAAGGCCAAGCTGCTCACCAAGGACACCCCGAAGACCACCTTCGCGGACGTGGCCGGTGCGGACGAGGCGGTCGAGGAGCTCCAGGAGATCAAGGAGTTCCTGCAGGAGCCCTCGAAGTTCCAGGCCGTCGGCGCCAAGATCCCCAAGGGCGTGCTGCTCTACGGCCCGCCCGGCACCGGCAAGACCCTGCTGGCGCGCGCCGTCGCGGGCGAGGCCGGCGTGCCGTTCTACTCGATCTCCGGTTCCGACTTCGTCGAGATGTTCGTCGGTGTCGGTGCCTCCCGGGTCCGCGACCTGTTCGAGCAGGCCAAGGCGAACGCCCCGGCGATCATCTTCGTCGACGAGATCGACGCCGTCGGCCGGCACCGCGGCGCGGGCCTCGGCGGCGGCCACGACGAGCGCGAGCAGACCCTCAACCAGCTGCTGGTCGAGATGGACGGCTTCGACGTCAAGGGCGGCGTCATCCTGATCGCCGCCACCAACCGCCCCGACATCCTGGACCCGGCGCTGCTGCGCCCCGGCCGCTTCGACCGGCAGATCGCCGTCGACCGCCCGGACCTCCAGGGCCGCGTGGACATCCTCAAGGTCCACCAGAAGGGCAAGCCGATCGCGCCCGACGTCGACCTCTCGGCCGTCGCCAAGCGCACCCCCGGCTTCACCGGCGCCGACCTGTCGAACGTCCTCAACGAGGCCGCCCTGCTGACGGCCCGCTCGGACAAGAAGCTGATCGACAACGGCGTGCTGGACGAGGCGATCGACCGCGTGGTCGCCGGTCCGCAGAAGCGCAGCCGGATCATGTCCGACAAGGAGAAGAAGATCACCGCGTACCACGAGGGCGGACACGCCCTGGTCGCGGCGGCCTGCAACTACTCCGACCCGGTGCACAAGATCACCATCCTGTCCCGCGGCCGCGCCCTGGGCTACACGATGGTCCTGCCGGACGAGGACAAGTACTCGACCACCCGCAACGAGATGCTCGACCAGCTCGCCTACATGCTGGGCGGCCGGGCGGCGGAGGAGCTGGTCTTCCACGACCCGACCACCGGCGCCTCGAACGACATCGAGAAGGCCACCGCCACCGCGCGGGCCATGGTCACCCAGTACGGCATGAGCGAGCGCCTCGGCGCGATCAAGTTCGGCTCCTCCGACTCCGAGCCCTTCCTGGGCCGCGAGATGGCCCACCAGCGCGACTACTCCGAGGAGATCGCCGGGCTGGTGGACGAGGAGGTCAAGAAGCTCATCGAGACCGCGCACAACGAGGCCTGGGAGATCCTGGTCGAGAACCGCGACGTGCTCGACAACCTCGTGCTGGAGCTGCTGGAGAAGGAGACGCTGAACAAGGAGCAGATCGCCGAGATCTTCGCTCCGGTGATCAAGCGTCCGCACCGTCCGGCCTGGACGGGTTCGGCCCGCCGCACCCCGTCCACCCGCCCGCCGGTCCAGTCGCCCAAGGAGCTGGCGCTCACCAACGGCGTCATCACCAGCACCGCCCAGGAGGGCCCGGTCGACGTGGTGAAGCTGCCGCCGGCCACCGGTGACAGCCCCGCCGAGAGCTGATCCGCAGGACGGAATGGATGCCGCGTTTCCAGGGTTTGTACCCTGGAGGCGCGGCATTCGTGCTGCAGGCCCAGTCCGTACGACAGCAGCGAGGTACGCATGATCGACCCGGTGACCCTCGAGGGTGAGTCCCCCATCGGGCACTTCGACCAGAAGCGTGCCGAGAACGCCGTGCGCGAGCTGCTGATCGCCGTCGGGGAGGACCCGGACCGCGAGGGCCTCCTGGAGACGCCGGCCCGTGTCGCCCGCGCGTACAAGGAGATATTCGCCGGGCTCTGGCAGGAGCCGGAGGACGTCCTCACCACCACCTTCGACCTCGGCCACGACGAGATGGTGCTGGTCAAGGACATCGAGGTGTTCTCCACCTGCGAGCACCACCTGGTGCCGTTCCAGGGCGTGGCGCACGTCGGGTACATCCCGTCCACCAGCGGCAAGATCACCGGCCTGTCCAAGCTGGCCCGCCTGGTCGACGTGTACGCCCGCCGCCCGCAGGTGCAGGAGCGGCTCACCAGCCAGGTCGCCGACTCGCTGATGCGGATCCTGGAGCCGCGCGGCGCCATCGTGGTCATCGAGTGCGAGCACATGTGCATGTCGATGCGCGGCATCCGCAAGCCCGGCGCCAAGACGCTCACCTCCGCCGTCCGCGGCCAGCTCCGCGACCCCGCCACCCGCGCCGAGGCGATGAGCCTCATCATCGGGCGCTGAGCACCCCGGCGGCCGGCCCCGGTCAGCCCCGCGGCTCCCGGTCCTGGGGGACGGCGAGGCGGTCGCTGAGCCACTCCAGCGTGGCGGGCAGCTCGCTGCGCCAGGTCTCGAAGCTGTGCCCGCCGTCCGGCAGGAGGAGCGAGTCCACCGTGAACTCCGGGTGGGCGGCGGCCACCTCCCGGGCGGCGGCCAGGAACTGCTCGGTCGCCGGGTAGTCGTCCTCGGTCCGGGTGGAGACCAGCAGCAGCGCCGTCCTCGGCGCGGGCAGGTTCTTCAGCCGCCAGAGCAGGTCGGACTGCTGGGCGGCCGCCGTGTCCCCGTGGAACAGGTCGCCGTCCGTCCAGCGGTCGTTCGGCACCTGGTACTCGGCGTGCAGCCCGGCCGCGGTCGGCAGGGCGTCCGGGTTCCGCATCGCCAGCCGCAGCGCGCAGTTGCCGCCGGTCGAGTAGCCCAGCACCCCCCAGGAGGCCGCCGAGCGGCTGACCCGGTACGCCGAGCGGATCGCCGCCGGCAGGTCCCTGGCGAACCAGGTCTCGGTCCGCGGGCCGCCGGACACGTCCACGCACTCGGTGTTGCGCGGCGGCGCCACGGTGGGCCGGGCCATCACGATCACGGTCGGCGCCATCCGGCCCTCGCGCTGGAGCTGCGAGGCGGTCAGCGGCACCCGCAGCCCCTCCACCAGGTGCAGGGATGGTCCCGGGTAGCCGCCGATGGCCAGCAGCACCGGGAACCGTTCGCGCGCGTACCGCGGGATGAAGTACTCCGGCGGCAGGTAGACGAACACCTGGTCGGCCAGGCCGGACTCGGTGCCGGTGACGTGGACCGACTCCACCTTCCCCACCTCCTCGGGCGGCCCCTGCGGCAGCAGGTCCCGGACGGTCTCCAGCCCGCCCTCCGCGGTCGCCTGCACCAGCCGGCCGGCGTCCCCCGAGCCGCCGCCCGGCGGCGGCGCGGCCAGCGCCAGCGCCGTCCCGCCCGGGTGCAGCAGGTCGTTCCAGGAGGTGTAGA
The window above is part of the Kitasatospora sp. HUAS MG31 genome. Proteins encoded here:
- a CDS encoding TetR/AcrR family transcriptional regulator codes for the protein MPRETLTKDQIVTTAVELLDDEGLEGLNMRSLGKRLGAAATAVYWHVKNKDDLVVLAGDRVWDEIALPDLDAVDWRTAAAAMAGGLHAMFARHPWLVQALGSHLFYGPGKARHDDHSLAVYERAGFTGPDADRAAATVFTFVLGNALAGAATASLVRRLGRDGADPGERMAATLRSAAEVAAGFPRLRARLDSPAAADYNATPERTFERGLDTLLDGLQAELARR
- the tilS gene encoding tRNA lysidine(34) synthetase TilS, which produces MGPHPAVAAIRLAVRRTLAELAAEAGVVTGAPVRARHVPPPQAPVLAAAGTTLIGNAHRHPSGLPRTPAAPGSPLVLVAVSGGADSMALATATAFEAPKLGLRVGAVTVDHGLQPGSAERAEAVVGRLRELGLDPVEAIGVRVGREGGPENAARDARYAALDEAAERHGALAVLLGHTRDDQAETVLLGLARGSGARSLAGMPAQKGRYRRPLLELDRAATRQACSAQSIPIWDDPHNSDPAYTRSRVRHEVLPVLEKHLGGGVVEALARTARLFRDDADALDQWAALAERDLRTGEGSLDVAKLAELPPAVRRRVLRRAALRAGSPGGDLFARHLEAIDLLVTGWRGQGPLHLPGGVEAVRRCGTLVFRRQGDHRA
- the hpt gene encoding hypoxanthine phosphoribosyltransferase; amino-acid sequence: MDQNDMGADLAKVLISKDEIDAKLLELAERIDQDYAGRDLLIVGVLKGAVMVMADLARALHSQVTMDWMAVSSYGMGTKSSGVVRILKDLDTDIAGRDVLIVEDIIDSGLTLSWLLGNLGSRGPASLEVCTLLRKPDAAKVEIDVKYVGFDIPNEFVVGYGLDYAEKLRNLPFIGTLAPHVYGG
- the ftsH gene encoding ATP-dependent zinc metalloprotease FtsH — protein: MDVKRYFRAPIMWIVLAVLAVIVLMQVVSDSSGYKTADTGQVIAAINANQVKAAKLTTGDSNLIKIELKDGQTLPTNGSEKAPKGTKFQASYVSDSQAASISSTLQDEFKNGQLPNGYTVSPERQSTFVSLLLSMLPIVIIVLVFLFLMNQMQGGGSRVMQFGKSKAKLLTKDTPKTTFADVAGADEAVEELQEIKEFLQEPSKFQAVGAKIPKGVLLYGPPGTGKTLLARAVAGEAGVPFYSISGSDFVEMFVGVGASRVRDLFEQAKANAPAIIFVDEIDAVGRHRGAGLGGGHDEREQTLNQLLVEMDGFDVKGGVILIAATNRPDILDPALLRPGRFDRQIAVDRPDLQGRVDILKVHQKGKPIAPDVDLSAVAKRTPGFTGADLSNVLNEAALLTARSDKKLIDNGVLDEAIDRVVAGPQKRSRIMSDKEKKITAYHEGGHALVAAACNYSDPVHKITILSRGRALGYTMVLPDEDKYSTTRNEMLDQLAYMLGGRAAEELVFHDPTTGASNDIEKATATARAMVTQYGMSERLGAIKFGSSDSEPFLGREMAHQRDYSEEIAGLVDEEVKKLIETAHNEAWEILVENRDVLDNLVLELLEKETLNKEQIAEIFAPVIKRPHRPAWTGSARRTPSTRPPVQSPKELALTNGVITSTAQEGPVDVVKLPPATGDSPAES
- the folE gene encoding GTP cyclohydrolase I FolE; its protein translation is MIDPVTLEGESPIGHFDQKRAENAVRELLIAVGEDPDREGLLETPARVARAYKEIFAGLWQEPEDVLTTTFDLGHDEMVLVKDIEVFSTCEHHLVPFQGVAHVGYIPSTSGKITGLSKLARLVDVYARRPQVQERLTSQVADSLMRILEPRGAIVVIECEHMCMSMRGIRKPGAKTLTSAVRGQLRDPATRAEAMSLIIGR
- a CDS encoding alpha/beta hydrolase; amino-acid sequence: MELTGDALLYSLIAMALLGLAATLWLWPRLARQRPLPVLVRLALLTVVQVAVTASLGLSVNNAYGFYTSWNDLLHPGGTALALAAPPPGGGSGDAGRLVQATAEGGLETVRDLLPQGPPEEVGKVESVHVTGTESGLADQVFVYLPPEYFIPRYARERFPVLLAIGGYPGPSLHLVEGLRVPLTASQLQREGRMAPTVIVMARPTVAPPRNTECVDVSGGPRTETWFARDLPAAIRSAYRVSRSAASWGVLGYSTGGNCALRLAMRNPDALPTAAGLHAEYQVPNDRWTDGDLFHGDTAAAQQSDLLWRLKNLPAPRTALLLVSTRTEDDYPATEQFLAAAREVAAAHPEFTVDSLLLPDGGHSFETWRSELPATLEWLSDRLAVPQDREPRG